A genomic stretch from Helianthus annuus cultivar XRQ/B chromosome 1, HanXRQr2.0-SUNRISE, whole genome shotgun sequence includes:
- the LOC110930578 gene encoding uncharacterized protein LOC110930578: protein MASSDSGVSNTIDPMAITSDDEIATDLEVYTSDTTSTDEDDFQPFAQPVFGDDLPLADGPPGEDLPLVPIPAPLPFAAVPFEEQPLDVLPDDDIDLLIEGPPEGDQDGGAPMEDDVPLADIPVIDPVVPMVEIPAVDSLVVPPVEAPIVEALPDLFVSYPFESASSTTIHA, encoded by the coding sequence atggcatcATCTGATAGTGGAGTGTCCAACACGATCGACCCTATGGCCATTACCTCAGACGACGAGATAGCCACGGACTTAGAGGTTTACACATCAGACACCACGAGCACCGATGAAGATGATTTTCAGCCTTTTGCCCAACCAGTCTTCGGAGATGACTTACCCTTAGCTGATGGTCCACCGGGAGAGGATCTACCCCTTGTCCCGATCCCTGCCCCTCTCCCGTTTGCCGCAGTTCCCTTTGAGGAACAGCCTCTCGACGTGTTACCCGATGACGACATCGATCTACTTAtcgagggtcccccggagggagACCAGGATGGCGGGGCCCCGATGGAGGACGATGTTCCACTAGCTGATATCCCAGTTATTGACCCTGTTGTTCCTATGGTTGAGATTCCTGCTGTTGACTCCCTTGTTGTGCCACCTGTCGAGGCTCCTATTGTGGAGGCCTTACCCGATCTGTTCGTTTCCTACCCGTTTGAGTCAGCATCATCCACCACTATTCATGCCTAG